A stretch of Colletotrichum lupini chromosome 2, complete sequence DNA encodes these proteins:
- a CDS encoding phosducin, which yields MSNPTPAQEEFNALLAANSRDTSKVHPEDRDHDRREQDSLDLDEEERYRNSQIDAAMRMPSLGQTGSDLKLPPASFDAGRTTGVKGVIADARNYENARKTSFMSRARTTVRRSIFGLDNINSQPPPSNKSESETDEGNGSDSDDSFMQQWRESRRRELESDSNKVIRNRRTSPSVRIYGRLDEVDALGYLDAIEKVARDTVVVVFVYDPECDVSATIEHAMMPLVSQHSTIHFVKVHYLDIEFDNAAVPAILAYRNQGDMIANLTGIIEMIPDDEMFGTDTLARLFQKHDIL from the exons ATGTCGAACCCTACACCAGCCCAGGAAGAATTCAATGCTCTGCTAGCAGCAAACTCCCGTGACACCAGCAAAGTACATCCCGAAGACCGAGACCACGACCGTCGCGAACAGGACAGCCTTGAcctcgacgaggaagagagaTATCGCAATTCCCAAATCGACGCCGCCATGCGTATGCCATCTCTTGGTCAGACCGGCTCCGATCTGAAGCTGCCCCCAGCTAGCTTCGATGCCGGTCGTACCACTGGTGTTAAGGGCGTCATCGCCGATGCTCGCAACTACGAGAACGCTCGCAAGACTTCTTTCATGAGCCGCGCGCGCACTACAGTGAGGCGCTCCATCTTCGGCCTCGACAACATCAACTCCCAGCCGCCACCATCGAACAAAAGCGAAAGCGAGACGGATGAGGGCAACGGCAGCGACTCTGACGACAGTTTCATGCAGCAATGGCGCGAGAGCCGCCGAAGAGAACTCGAGAGCGACTCCAACAAGGTTATTCGGAACCGGAGAACAAGTCCTAGTGTGCGAATTTACGGACGTCTGGATGAGGTTGATGCCTTGGGCTACCTCGATGCCATCGAGAAGGTTGCGCGGGACACTGTCGTTGTCGTCTTCGTCTATGACCCAGAG TGTGACGTTTCTGCGACAATAGAGCATGCCATGATGCCTCTTGTATCGCAGCACTCAACAATACACTTTGTCAAGGTACACTATCTTGACATTGAGTTCGACAACGCCGCTGTGCCTGCGATTTTGGCGTACCGCAACCAGGGTGACATGATCGCCAACCTCACAGGCATCATTGAAATGATCCCCGACGACGAAATGTTTGGTACCGACACGCTGGCACGGCTTTTCCAGAAGCACGACATCCTATGA
- a CDS encoding guanine nucleotide-binding protein subunit beta, whose translation MNSQGQNDVSPEAMQARIQQARREAETLKDRIKRKKDELADTTLRTVAQQAHEPIPKNQLMKAKRTLKGHLAKIYAMHWSTDRRHLVSASQDGKLIIWDAYTTNKVHAIPLRSSWVMTCAYAPSGNYVACGGLDNICSIYNLNQQREGPTRVARELSGHAGYLSCCRFINDRSILTSSGDMTCMKWDIETGQKVIEFADHLGDVMSISLNPTNSNTFISGACDAFAKLWDIRAGKAVQTFAGHESDINAIQFFPDGHSFVTGSDDATCRLFDIRADRELNLYGSESILCGITSVATSVSGRLLFAGYDDFECKVWDVTRGEKVGSLVGHENRVSCLGVSNDGISLCTGSWDSLDEVTTYLLIPKLTFLIVYHSSWSRSFAGTGGCRN comes from the exons ATGAACTCTCAAGGCCAGAACGATGTGTCGCCCGAGGCGATGCAGGCGCGCATCCAGCAGGCGCGACGCGAGGCTGAGACACTCAAGGACAGGATCAAGCGGAAGAAGGATGAGCTCGCCGATACTACTC TCCGCACCGTCGCCCAGCAGGCCCACGAGCCGATCCCAAAGAACCAGCTGATGAAGGCTAAGCGCACGCTCAAGGGTCACTTGGCCAAGATTTACGCCATGCATTGGTCTACCGATAGAAGACATCTTGTCTCCGCCTCGCAGGATGGCAAGCTCATCATTTGGGATGCCTACACGACGAACAAGGTCCACGCCATTCCCCTCAGATCATCCTGGGTCATGACCTGTGCCTACGCCCCAAGCGGTAACTACGTCGCTTGCGGTGGTCTCGACAATATTTGCTCCATTTACAACCTCAACCAGCAGAGAGAGGGTCCCACCCGCGTCGCAAGGGAGTTGTCTGGCCATGCCGGTTATCTCTCATGCTGTCGCTTCATCAACGACCGCAGCATCCTCACCTCTTCTGGTGACATGACATGTATGAAGTGGGATATCGAGACAGGCCAAAAGGTTATCGAGTTCGCCGACCACTTGGGCGATGTAATGAGCATCAGTCTCAACCCCACCAACTCCAACACATTCATCTCGGGTGCCTGCGACGCTTTCGCCAAGCTGTGGGATATCCGTGCCGGAAAGGCCGTTCAGACGTTTGCCGGCCACGAGTCCGACATCAACGCCATCCAATTCTTCCCCGACGGCCACTCCTTCGTCACCGGCTCCGATGACGCTACCTGCCGCCTCTTTGATATTCGTGCTGACCGCGAATTGAACCTTTACGGC TCCGAATCTATTCTCTGCGGCATCACCTCCGTAGCGACCTCAGTCTCTGGACGCTTATTGTTTGCTGGCTATGACGACTTTGAATGCAAG GTCTGGGATGTGACTCGCGGAGAAAAGGTCGGCTCTCTCGTCGGCCACGAGAACAGAGTTAGCTGCTTGGGCGTTAGCAACGACGGCATCAGCTTGTGCACAGGATCATGGGATTCACTT GACGAAGTCACGACATACCTGCTCATACCAAAGCTCACTTTTCTCATCGTCTACCACTCCAGCTGGAGCCGCTCTTTCGCCGGCACGGGCGGCTGTAGGAACTAA